One part of the Ursus arctos isolate Adak ecotype North America unplaced genomic scaffold, UrsArc2.0 scaffold_14, whole genome shotgun sequence genome encodes these proteins:
- the LRRC8E gene encoding volume-regulated anion channel subunit LRRC8E isoform X2 has product MGGLREVSGLKNNLDLQQYSFINQLCYETALHWYAKYFPYLVVIHTLIFMVCTSFWFKFPGTSSKIEHFISILGKCFDSPWTTRALSEVSGENHKGPTTGRATATAEASAGPGKAGEGEKEKVVVEPEKVVTEPPAVTLLDKKEGEQAKALFEKVKKFRVHVEEGDILYTMYIRQTVLKVCKFFAILVYNLVYVEKISFLVACRVETSEVTGYASFCCNHTKAHLFSKLAFCYISFVCVYGLTCLYTLYWLFHRPLKEYSFRSVREETGMGDIPDVKNDFAFMLHLIDQYDSLYSKRFAVFLSEVSESRLKQLNLNHEWTPEKLRQKLQRNARGRLELALCMLPGLPDTVFELGEVEALRLEAICDITFPPGLSQLVNLQELSLLHSPARLPFSLQVFLRDRLKVLRVKCEELREVPLWVFGLRGLEELHLEGLFPPELVRAATLESLRELKQLKVLSLRSNASKVPASVTDVAGHLQRLSLHNDGARLLALNSLKKLAALRELELLACGLERIPHAIFSLGALQELDLKDNHLRSIEEILSFQHCRKLLTLRLWHNQIAYVPEHVRKLRGLEQLYLSHNKLETLPSQLGMCSGLRLLDISHNGLRSLPPELGLLQNLQHLALSYNALEALPEELFFCRKLRTLLLGYNHLSQLSPQVGALRALSRLELKGNRLEALPEELGSCVGLKKVGLLVEDTLYEGLPAEVREKLEEE; this is encoded by the coding sequence ATGGGGGGCCTCCGGGAGGTCAGCGGCCTCAAGAACAACCTGGACCTACAGCAGTACAGCTTTATAAACCAGCTCTGCTATGAGACAGCCCTCCACTGGTACGCCAAGTACTTCCCCTACCTGGTCGTCATTCACACTCTCATCTTCATGGTCTGTACCAGCTTCTGGTTCAAGTTCCCTGGCACCAGCTCCAAGATTGAGCACTTCATCTCCATTCTGGGCAAGTGTTTCGACTCGCCGTGGACCACGCGGGCCCTGTCCGAGGTCTCTGGGGAGAACCACAAGGGCCCCACCACGGGACGGGCGACGGCCACCGCGGAGGCCTCTGCAGGGCCAGGAAAAGCAGGTGAGGGTGAGAAGGAAAAGGTGGTGGTGGAGCCCGAGAAGGTGGTGACCGAGCCTCCGGCCGTCACCCTGTTGGATAAGAAGGAAGGGGAACAGGCCAAAGCCCTGTTTGAGAAGGTCAAGAAGTTCCGCGTGCACGTGGAAGAGGGAGACATCTTGTACACCATGTATATCCGGCAGACGGTGCTCAAAGTCTGCAAGTTCTTTGCCATCCTGGTCTACAACCTTGTCTACGTGGAGAAGATCAGCTTCCTGGTGGCCTGCCGGGTGGAAACCTCGGAGGTCACAGGCTACGCCAGCTTCTGCTGCAACCACACCAAGGCCCACCTCTTCTCCAAGCTGGCTTTCTGCTACATCTCCTTCGTGTGTGTCTATGGGCTCACCTGTCTGTACACGCTCTACTGGCTCTTCCACCGGCCCCTCAAGGAGTACTCGTTCCGCTCGGTGCGGGAGGAGACCGGCATGGGTGACATCCCCGACGTCAAGAATGACTTTGCTTTCATGCTGCACCTCATCGACCAGTACGACTCGCTCTACTCCAAGCGCTTCGCCGTCTTCCTCTCGGAAGTCAGTGAGAGCCGCCTGAAGCAGCTCAACCTGAACCACGAATGGACGCCCGAGAAGCTGCGGCAGAAGCTGCAGCGTAACGCCCGGGGCCGGCTCGAGCTGGCCTTGTGCATGCTCCCGGGGCTGCCCGACACCGTCTTCGAGCTCGGCGAGGTGGAGGCGCTCCGGCTGGAGGCCATCTGCGACATCACCTTCCCGCCGGGCCTCTCCCAGCTGGTGAACCTGCAGGAGCTCAGCCTGCTGCACTCGCCCGCCAGGCTGCCCTTCTCCTTACAGGTCTTTCTGCGGGACCGCCTGAAGGTCCTCCGTGTCAAGTGCGAGGAGCTCCGCGAGGTGCCCCTGTGGGTGTTTGGGCTGCGCGGCCTGGAGGAACTGCACCTCGAGGGGCTCTTCCCCCCAGAGCTGGTTCGGGCGGCGACCCTCGAGAGCCTCCGGGAGCTGAAGCAACTCAAGGTGCTGTCTCTGCGGAGCAATGCCAGCAAGGTGCCAGCCAGCGTGACCGACGTGGCTGGGCACCTGCAGCGGCTCAGTCTGCACAACGACGGGGCCCGCCTGCTGGCCCTCAACAGCCTCAAGAAGCTGGCGGCGCTGCGGGAGCTGGAGCTGCTGGCTTGTGGGCTGGAGCGCATCCCCCATGCCATCTTCAGCCTGGGTGCGCTGCAGGAGCTTGACCTCAAGGACAACCACCTGCGGTCCATCGAGGAGATCCTCAGCTTCCAGCACTGCCGCAAGCTGCTCACGCTCAGGCTGTGGCACAACCAGATCGCCTACGTCCCCGAGCACGTGCGCAAGCTCCGGGGCCTCGAGCAGCTCTACCTCAGCCACAACAAGCTGGAGACCCTGCCCAGCCAGCTGGGCATGTGCTCCGGCCTCCGCCTGCTGGACATCTCCCACAATGGGCTCCGCTCCCTGCCACCCGAGCTGGGCCTCCTTCAGAACCTGCAGCACCTGGCTCTGTCCTACAACGCCCTGGAGGCCCTGCCCGAGGAGCTCTTCTTCTGCCGGAAGCTGCGGACGTTGCTCCTGGGCTACAACCACCTGAGCCAGCTCTCGCCCCAAGTGGGGGCCCTCAGGGCCCTCAGCCGCCTGGAGCTCAAGGGCAACCGCTTGGAGGCACTGCCGGAAGAGCTCGGCAGCTGTGTGGGGCTCAAGAAAGTGGGGCTCCTCGTGGAGGACACCCTTTACGAGGGCCTGCCGGCAGAGGTGCGGGAGAAACTGGAGGAGGAATGA
- the LRRC8E gene encoding volume-regulated anion channel subunit LRRC8E isoform X1 translates to MIPVAEFKQFTEQQPAFKVLKPWWDVLAEYLTVAMLMIGVFGCTLQVTQDKIICLPSHELRENLSEAPCQQLLPRGVSEQMGGLREVSGLKNNLDLQQYSFINQLCYETALHWYAKYFPYLVVIHTLIFMVCTSFWFKFPGTSSKIEHFISILGKCFDSPWTTRALSEVSGENHKGPTTGRATATAEASAGPGKAGEGEKEKVVVEPEKVVTEPPAVTLLDKKEGEQAKALFEKVKKFRVHVEEGDILYTMYIRQTVLKVCKFFAILVYNLVYVEKISFLVACRVETSEVTGYASFCCNHTKAHLFSKLAFCYISFVCVYGLTCLYTLYWLFHRPLKEYSFRSVREETGMGDIPDVKNDFAFMLHLIDQYDSLYSKRFAVFLSEVSESRLKQLNLNHEWTPEKLRQKLQRNARGRLELALCMLPGLPDTVFELGEVEALRLEAICDITFPPGLSQLVNLQELSLLHSPARLPFSLQVFLRDRLKVLRVKCEELREVPLWVFGLRGLEELHLEGLFPPELVRAATLESLRELKQLKVLSLRSNASKVPASVTDVAGHLQRLSLHNDGARLLALNSLKKLAALRELELLACGLERIPHAIFSLGALQELDLKDNHLRSIEEILSFQHCRKLLTLRLWHNQIAYVPEHVRKLRGLEQLYLSHNKLETLPSQLGMCSGLRLLDISHNGLRSLPPELGLLQNLQHLALSYNALEALPEELFFCRKLRTLLLGYNHLSQLSPQVGALRALSRLELKGNRLEALPEELGSCVGLKKVGLLVEDTLYEGLPAEVREKLEEE, encoded by the exons ATGATCCCGGTGGCCGAGTTCAAACAGTTCACGGAGCAGCAGCCCGCCTTCAAGGTGCTCAAACCCTGGTGGGACGTGCTGGCGGAATACCTCACCGTGGCTATGCTCATGATCGGGGTCTTTGGCTGCACCCTGCAG GTGACACAGGACAAGATCATCTGTCTGCCCAGTCACGAGCTCCGGGAGAATTTATCCGAGGCCCCATGCCAGCAACTGCTGCCACGGGGGGTCTCGGAGCAGATGGGGGGCCTCCGGGAGGTCAGCGGCCTCAAGAACAACCTGGACCTACAGCAGTACAGCTTTATAAACCAGCTCTGCTATGAGACAGCCCTCCACTGGTACGCCAAGTACTTCCCCTACCTGGTCGTCATTCACACTCTCATCTTCATGGTCTGTACCAGCTTCTGGTTCAAGTTCCCTGGCACCAGCTCCAAGATTGAGCACTTCATCTCCATTCTGGGCAAGTGTTTCGACTCGCCGTGGACCACGCGGGCCCTGTCCGAGGTCTCTGGGGAGAACCACAAGGGCCCCACCACGGGACGGGCGACGGCCACCGCGGAGGCCTCTGCAGGGCCAGGAAAAGCAGGTGAGGGTGAGAAGGAAAAGGTGGTGGTGGAGCCCGAGAAGGTGGTGACCGAGCCTCCGGCCGTCACCCTGTTGGATAAGAAGGAAGGGGAACAGGCCAAAGCCCTGTTTGAGAAGGTCAAGAAGTTCCGCGTGCACGTGGAAGAGGGAGACATCTTGTACACCATGTATATCCGGCAGACGGTGCTCAAAGTCTGCAAGTTCTTTGCCATCCTGGTCTACAACCTTGTCTACGTGGAGAAGATCAGCTTCCTGGTGGCCTGCCGGGTGGAAACCTCGGAGGTCACAGGCTACGCCAGCTTCTGCTGCAACCACACCAAGGCCCACCTCTTCTCCAAGCTGGCTTTCTGCTACATCTCCTTCGTGTGTGTCTATGGGCTCACCTGTCTGTACACGCTCTACTGGCTCTTCCACCGGCCCCTCAAGGAGTACTCGTTCCGCTCGGTGCGGGAGGAGACCGGCATGGGTGACATCCCCGACGTCAAGAATGACTTTGCTTTCATGCTGCACCTCATCGACCAGTACGACTCGCTCTACTCCAAGCGCTTCGCCGTCTTCCTCTCGGAAGTCAGTGAGAGCCGCCTGAAGCAGCTCAACCTGAACCACGAATGGACGCCCGAGAAGCTGCGGCAGAAGCTGCAGCGTAACGCCCGGGGCCGGCTCGAGCTGGCCTTGTGCATGCTCCCGGGGCTGCCCGACACCGTCTTCGAGCTCGGCGAGGTGGAGGCGCTCCGGCTGGAGGCCATCTGCGACATCACCTTCCCGCCGGGCCTCTCCCAGCTGGTGAACCTGCAGGAGCTCAGCCTGCTGCACTCGCCCGCCAGGCTGCCCTTCTCCTTACAGGTCTTTCTGCGGGACCGCCTGAAGGTCCTCCGTGTCAAGTGCGAGGAGCTCCGCGAGGTGCCCCTGTGGGTGTTTGGGCTGCGCGGCCTGGAGGAACTGCACCTCGAGGGGCTCTTCCCCCCAGAGCTGGTTCGGGCGGCGACCCTCGAGAGCCTCCGGGAGCTGAAGCAACTCAAGGTGCTGTCTCTGCGGAGCAATGCCAGCAAGGTGCCAGCCAGCGTGACCGACGTGGCTGGGCACCTGCAGCGGCTCAGTCTGCACAACGACGGGGCCCGCCTGCTGGCCCTCAACAGCCTCAAGAAGCTGGCGGCGCTGCGGGAGCTGGAGCTGCTGGCTTGTGGGCTGGAGCGCATCCCCCATGCCATCTTCAGCCTGGGTGCGCTGCAGGAGCTTGACCTCAAGGACAACCACCTGCGGTCCATCGAGGAGATCCTCAGCTTCCAGCACTGCCGCAAGCTGCTCACGCTCAGGCTGTGGCACAACCAGATCGCCTACGTCCCCGAGCACGTGCGCAAGCTCCGGGGCCTCGAGCAGCTCTACCTCAGCCACAACAAGCTGGAGACCCTGCCCAGCCAGCTGGGCATGTGCTCCGGCCTCCGCCTGCTGGACATCTCCCACAATGGGCTCCGCTCCCTGCCACCCGAGCTGGGCCTCCTTCAGAACCTGCAGCACCTGGCTCTGTCCTACAACGCCCTGGAGGCCCTGCCCGAGGAGCTCTTCTTCTGCCGGAAGCTGCGGACGTTGCTCCTGGGCTACAACCACCTGAGCCAGCTCTCGCCCCAAGTGGGGGCCCTCAGGGCCCTCAGCCGCCTGGAGCTCAAGGGCAACCGCTTGGAGGCACTGCCGGAAGAGCTCGGCAGCTGTGTGGGGCTCAAGAAAGTGGGGCTCCTCGTGGAGGACACCCTTTACGAGGGCCTGCCGGCAGAGGTGCGGGAGAAACTGGAGGAGGAATGA